The genomic DNA CGAACAAATAATGCTTGGATACCGCGCATGGTCTCTAACAATAATCGTTCATGTGCATCAACTACGTGTTCTGGACAAAAATCTTTATAAAAACTTAAATTTAATTTGGTAGTATGTAATCGATGTTTATGGCCTAATCCGGGTACTTTATTCAAAATTTGAACATCTATCCCTTCATCTGGCTGTAGTCGAATAGTCAACTTATTGTTAGGCAAGTCTTTATATGAATCAGAAAATAAATTAATCATTGGTTTTTTAAAAAAAATTACAATTTCAGAACATTTGATTGGCAACCTTTTCCCAGTACGTAGATAAAATGGAACACCAGTCCAACGCCAATCATCTATGTTGACACAAATAGATACAAATGTTTCAGTATTGCTGCTTTTATTAGCCCCTTCTTCTTCTAAATAACCAGGCACTGGTTTCCCTTGAATAAAACCAGACGTATATTGTCCACGCACCGTAACATCATGTACATTATTACAATTAATTTTCCTCAACGAATGAAGCACTTTAACTTTTTCATCTCGAATACAGTCAGCACTTAAATTAGTTGGGGGCGACATAGCTATAATAGTCAAAATTTGTAATAAATGACTTTGTATCATATCACGCATTTGCCCTACCGAATCAAAATATTTCCAACGACCTTCAATACCTACTTCTTCCGCCACAGTGATCTGCACGTGATCAATAGTATTATTATCCCAATTTGAAGAAAATAAATAATTTGCAAAACGCAATGCCAATAAGTTCAAAACTGTTTCTTTTCCTAAATAATGATCAATGCGATAAATTTGCTTTTCCTCAAAATATTCTGATATCTGCGCATTAATAATACGAGCAGAAGCTAAATTAGTACCCAACGGTTTTTCTATAACTACACGATTTGATTTTTTATTTAACCCAATAGTGCTTAACCCTTTACATATAGCACCAAACGTATCAGGAGGCATAGCAAGATAATTTACTGTCTCTATATCTATACTCTTTAACTTATCTAACAACAAAACGAATCGTTCAGTTTGATATACATCTAAATTACAAAAATCAAGTCGCGCTCTAAATACATGCCATAGCGATTCATCAATGGGATCTGGCATAAATGTTTTTAAAGCAACATATACGACTTCGATATACATAACAAGACTCCATTCTGCACGGCCTACTCCTATAATACGTGTGTCAGGATGAATAGCACCTATTTTTTCTAATTGATATAATGATGGAAACAGTTTTCTGCGTGCCAAATCACCTTTCGCTCCAAAAATAATTAAATTACATGCTTGAGTGATAGATGTTGATCTCATATTTATTCTCTGATATGTTAAATGAATATAAGTTTTTAATATTCATCATATATAGGTAGGTTATATAACAAGTACAAACTTGTTATATTTAATCAAAATACAATGATAAGTAGCTTAATTAAATTTGGGTTTATAAAAGTAATAACCCGTAAAAAATTAGGCATCATTTATAATATTGATATTAATTGTCTTTATATTTTAACAATGTTTTTAACACAGTTTTATACTTTTAAAGATATATCATCAAACTACATATCCAAAAAAAAATTTATATGCCTAAATATTATAAAATATACAATAATACATATTTTATAATAACTGAATTAACGTATCATAAGTTTATTCATAATTGAATAGTTTATTTTATATTAAAAATTCTATCCACTACAATTGTAATTATCTATGTGTTTATTTAATCGATAGATTATCATTAAGATTTATAATCTTAGATGCTATTACATTAATGTAACTAAATATTTCCAAAAAATTTAATAATTATTTTATAAATATCGAGAACAAATATTATATATAGAATATATATACTATCATATAGTATATTAAAATTTAATATAAAATATACATAAATTATAATACATTAATAACATAATTAATGATCACCATTCTTTAATATTGGTTATTTAAATTTAAGTTGTATAAGGAACTATTATGTCTCAACAATTGAGAAGAACTAAAATTATCGCTACTTTAGGTCCTGCTACAGATAAA from Candidatus Blochmanniella camponoti includes the following:
- the zwf gene encoding glucose-6-phosphate dehydrogenase → MRSTSITQACNLIIFGAKGDLARRKLFPSLYQLEKIGAIHPDTRIIGVGRAEWSLVMYIEVVYVALKTFMPDPIDESLWHVFRARLDFCNLDVYQTERFVLLLDKLKSIDIETVNYLAMPPDTFGAICKGLSTIGLNKKSNRVVIEKPLGTNLASARIINAQISEYFEEKQIYRIDHYLGKETVLNLLALRFANYLFSSNWDNNTIDHVQITVAEEVGIEGRWKYFDSVGQMRDMIQSHLLQILTIIAMSPPTNLSADCIRDEKVKVLHSLRKINCNNVHDVTVRGQYTSGFIQGKPVPGYLEEEGANKSSNTETFVSICVNIDDWRWTGVPFYLRTGKRLPIKCSEIVIFFKKPMINLFSDSYKDLPNNKLTIRLQPDEGIDVQILNKVPGLGHKHRLHTTKLNLSFYKDFCPEHVVDAHERLLLETMRGIQALFVRCDEIEGAWKWVDSIVQAWELENNAPKLYKAGTWGPTDSVTMIAKDGRFWNEYKFYT